The Oryza glaberrima chromosome 5, OglaRS2, whole genome shotgun sequence DNA segment ataagactttctagcattgcccacatccatatatatgttaatggatctagacacattcatatataaatctagacacatatgtgTCTAGACAAATATTTGTGTCTAGACAAATAAATATTTGTCTAGAcacatatgtgtctagatttatatatgaatgtgtctagatccattaacatatatatggatatgggcaatactaaaatatcttatgatatgaaatggagggagtacatattatggtagtttgtttaatgataattctagtaacatcaattttatatgattgatctttttttattttttattaatagtgaaagttaaaaatattttacttgtaactattctaaaaatacttatattttgattaGGGGGGACTATATGTTATATACAGTatataagaaaaggaaaagaaaagcatGTTGCTAAGGTAGCAAGGCTACGAGATATTTTTAGGAAAGCCAAGTAAAtcagctgttttttttttcttctcaggcTGAAATCCATTATCTGAGAAACCTAAAGCACCCACATCTGGTGAAATTGATTGGTTTCTGTATGGAAGGTGATCAGAGACAGCTAGTTTATGAGTTTACACTGGTGAAGAAAggggctttactcccggttgggaaccccactatagtcccggttatacaaccaggactacgaatccgggactaaagatacccatctttagagatggtttctccaccagtgttatgTCCCGTGGAAGTATGGAGAACCATCTCTTTATTAGGAGTAAGTATCTCCGGTGCTAGAATATTATTTACTGCTTAGTCTTGGATTAACGATCATGATTTGTTGAGTAGTAATTCTCTGTGTTTTCAACAGGTCGCACGCCACTTCCATGGTTTCTcagggtgaaataaccgggactaaaaatccatctttagtcccggttggtgttaccaaccgggactaaagatggtggaGCAGTCCcggttgattctttttttttgttgttgttgtttcttTGCTCAAATCGATTTGCTCCCTAAATatcccaaatcatccacaagCATCACAGATCTGGgaagaaatacatcacatattgcaaagaaatgcatcacagatcacaaatacatcacatcacaaaatctcaaacaaaaaatacatcacaaatcctaaaagaaCTGCATCATAACTCAAATACATCCCAGATCAGATCCAATATCACATGcatcacaaatcaaatccaatgaaacacaaaatcaaaaaaaaaatcggcagaGCAGATGGGgatggcgccgccggcctcccggtCCCTGTCCTCTCGGCGTCCGCGCCAGCTCGGCCGCCGACGACCGGCTGCCGCGCCCGcctgcccggccgccgccgcggctcctgtcgggcgccgccgctaccgcccgGCTTGCtgccgcgcccgcccgcccgcccgcccgcccgccgccacggctcccgccgggcgccgccgctaccgcccgGCTTGCCGGCGCTCCCGCCtgcccggccaccgccgccgttcgcgccgggcgccgccgctcctgcctggcgccgccgctaccgcccggccggccgccgctccagatcgaggggaaggggaggaacgGCAGGGGAAatggagaggaaggggatgaaggggagaggaagagagggtgaAGGAGATATtaatgagaggggaggagatcgagaggagATGGCACGCGGCTCTCGGGGTagtctttactcccggttggtataaacaactgggactaaagatctatttttagtcccggttgtttataccaaccgggagtaaaaataatcGGGATCTGTCTTGAACCCGACAACTtcttgaaccaggactaaaaatgatctttagtcccggttactaaagatcaaaaagtacccctcaacttttcaaccgggactaaagatactttTTAGTCCTGATTTTtattagaaccgggactattgtggaatttggccaaccgatcaaagatggtttctccaccagtgttatgTCCCGTGGAAGCATGGAGAACCATCTCTTTATTAGGAGTAAGTATCTCCGGTGCTAGAATATTATTTACTGCTTAATCTTGGATTAACGATCATGATTTGTTGAGTAGTAATTCTCTGTGTTTTCAACAGGTCGCACGCCACTTCCATGGTTTCTCAGGGTGAAAATTGTGCTATGTGCAGCAAAGGGACTTGCTTTTCTCCATGAACAAGAGATGCCTGTTATCTTTCGGGATTTCAAAACATCCAACATTCTACTTGATGaggtgtgtatatatatgtgctttAGTTTCAATTCTGCATGCGCCATATATATACTCACTTGATTGTTGATACCCTTAATTGTGCTGTACCATGCATTATGTTGATCATATTGATTGGTTCATCTATCTATACAGGATTTCAACGCAAAACTATCTGACTTTGGGTTTGCTAGAGATGGTCCTGTTGGTGATATGGCCCATGTGTCCACCCGAGTGTTGGGAACATATGGATATGCAGCTCCTGAGTATGTGTTGACAGGTGAGATGaccatattcattttttttacaatcaaTTGGATTAGTCTTCTCTAGCTGTATATATTTAGAGAGATATGCATATGCAATGGAAATTTGGAATGATGGATCTCCATTGTAACATACCAACCAAGATAGATAGAAATTGTTGACctcatcttttctcttatgcttatacttatcagccaaaatttaaatttttaaccttaaatttgaagctaattttaaagttttctcattgaaatttatttttcagtctttgcttttagatcgctaagaacacatatataaaggtTTTGTTTCCTCATGGTTGTATTGTTTTTTTACTATTAGATCACTTGACACCGATGAGCGACGTATATAGCTTCGGAGTGGTGCTACTAAAGGTGTTATCAGGCAAGAAGGCAATGGAGCGGAACCTGGTTGAATGGGCTCACAACAACGCCAACGATAGGAGCATCCACAGGCTGATAGACCCCGGGCTCGGGTCCAACTTCTCCATGGCGGGAGCCCAAATCCTGGCCCGCACGGCCCGTTCTTGCACCAGGCAGAATCCCAGGGACAGGCCCCTGATGAGCGAGGTGGTGCACACACTGGAGACGCTGCACACGGATCAGCGTGCCAATGCCACCACCAGCTACTCCTACTCCCAGTCCCAGCCGCCGAGCCCCAGCGCAAACCCTAGCCCAAGCCGGAGCCCGATGAGGAGCAGCGCGTCGTCGCCGTACGGGGCCCCGTATCCCTATGGCGGGATCGGCGGGCATGCGTCTCCGCTCCGCCACGGCACTCGCAGGGCCATGGCCTGATCATCATCTGATACTGATAGACCTCTGGATTCTGGATCGAGGAAATCAAGCAAGTTCGTGCTTGCTTGCTAGCTCATGGATCGATACTATTTATTTGTGttgttgtggtggtggtgttggctTTGAAAAACTTGGTGTGTGGTAGAGCTAGCCTGCCAACAATTCCCGTTTTAGTGATGTTTGCTTGTTTAATTAAGTCGGTTTGGAACAATCTTCAAATGTTGGATTATCATTTTTGGTTGTATCGATTCGACCCTGGTGGCTGCCTTGCACTTGCAGTGCATCCACTGCGATGGAGGACTCTCTCTCTACTCAGTGGTGGAGGAGCAGCTTCATTGCCAAGTTCGCTGGCGTCGATCGTCAGCCGCGCCCTACGGCcttattttttagtttattagccaaaatttaaatttttaacattaaatttagagttgattttaaggttttatTCAatgtagtttgtttttttaagctgcttttagatcattaagaatacgtataaaaaagttttattcacaaattattttgtttataaatatCTCGTTTGATTTATTCCTCAAATAAGTTAAATGATGAGGCTGCTAGCTCGCACATCACAATGCCTCGACCATAAATTAATGGAGCGAATGAAACGGTACTAATGGATGAGATGGCGAAGTGTAGCTAGCTAGGGCCTAGAAGCGTTGAGTTAACATTGCCAGCGGATATCATATCAAGATCACAAATGAGTATCCTCTACCATAATGTCACTACCATTATAACTATTGGTCTGTGGGTCTATTTTTCTGTTGCTCCACACATCAGTGATTGTAATGGTAGTGCCATTATGGCAGAGGATGTGAATCCCAGGACCGCTACTGCTGCTAATGGTTGAAAACCAAACAGAGAATAACCATGGGGCGGAGATATGCAGTTTGTTGATAGCCAATTTTTGAAAATCTAAAAATGTTAGGTTTCTTCTTTTTGGTTTTTCATTTTTGGGATTATACAACCACGGCTTTTCATAATCTGGATAAAAAGTAGACTGTTTGAGTGAGCTTTTGATTCTAAGAGAAGCCGCATCTGACACAAACTCCCCAATCAAGGCCAACAGGATACCCAAGAGAGCTTCTTAGAATTTGGATACAGAAACTTCCCTAATTAAACAGACTCATCGGGACACCCAAGAGAGATGAAGCACTCGATACAGGAAACAGTTGTGCTCACTATTTGGGTTGTCATAGTTATGAACAGGTCCACAATTTTACTTGGGCCTActaattttttctttcttagTGGGGGAGCCTAAGCTAAGAGGCTCTATGTGCATAGCGACGTTACTCTTTACTAAtagtattatactaccagtagaaaTGATTCAAACCATTTGTTATTAAGGGTGAATCAGTAATTTACTAACATAGTGATTAGGGGTAACTTTTGTAGTTTATGGTTTTAGCTAGATTGATATATGGCTATCCATTGCGCTAGCATCACTATATTCCATTGAAAAAGccaaagaagaaggaaaaaaagttGTCACTGCTAAATGACGATTATACCCCtccacatctttttttttacaataatgtTTCTTCACGTTTTTACTACCGCTAACTAAAATAGTAGTATAAATATATCTGAACCCTTCGATCAAATGAAGTACCATAGCGAGGCTCATGCATGCAAGCTGAAAATGCACAACTCGAGACGGCATATCATACAAGTAATACAATACAGAGAACCGGATTACATGCACATTTACATGTTTGACGCTGAAATTTCACAAAGTTTTCACAAGGCATAGTTCCACACATACATACACGATAGGATATCATTCAcaactaaaatgaaaatgttGCCCGCGCGCGCACACACGTCGGTCGGACAGCTAGCATGAAGAAATTACAAGACATATCTAATCACACAGGACAAATCAAGAGAAACAGCAGCTTAGCAATCCCACAGCTGGTGTCCCACATGGATGCTAATGGGAGGTGGTGGTAGCCTGGCCCTGAAGAAGGCCGTCGCGGATCTGCGTGGCGATGTCGCGGACGGCGCCGGGGCCATGGGGGATGAAGACGGAGGAGGCCTTTGAGGAGGCGCCGATCTCCTTCATGGTGTCGAAGTACTGGGTGATGAGCACCATGTCCATCACGTCCTTGGCCGTGGTGCCCGGCACGTTCACTGAGAACCCCAGCACGCTGTCCCTCAACCCATCCACGATCGCCTGACGCTGCCTCGCGATACCCAGCCCCGACAGGTACTTTGCTTCCGCTTCTCCCTCCGCCCTCTTTATCTGCACGATCTTCTCTGCCTCTGCCTTCTCGTTTGCAGCCACCCTCAGCCTCGCAGCTGCACATCATCTCATCTCATTCTCATCAGTTTCAGTTGGTGCAACATAGTACATCAGTGTATCTTGTGTAATTAAGGATTACAGTGTAACCGCCTTACCTGCATTGATTTCATTCATCGCTCGCTTCACGTGCTCATCTGGCTCAATGTCAACGATGAGCGTCTGAACAATCTCAAACCCGTAAGCAGACATAGCCTTCTCCAGCTCATCCTCCACTGCCTTTGCTATGTCGTTCTTCTGCTCAAATGCGTCGTCCAGGTTCAGCTTCGGAACACTTGCCCTGATCACTGCCCATACCAATTGTACCACCAGAAAAGTTAGTCCTCGGTACTTGATACACCAGTGTTCATATGCATCACATACCAATCGACAGAATAAATAAATACGACTAATATTCCACTAGTTCCAGTAAATTATACCATCGAAGACATAAGCTTGGATCTGAGATCTTGTGTTGCTCAGCTTGTAGAAAGCATCATTTGCCTTGCCAGCCAAAGCTCTGTACTGGATCGATGCCACAACATTGACAAACACATTGTCCTGCAGACACCAAAATGCTCGGTCTTCACATGCCAGTAGCATCATAAAAACTCATCAAACTAAAATAATGATAATCAATGGCAATGTGTGAATCTCTGACATTTCAAATACTTAACCACAGGTGAATAATAACGGTTAAAtaagatagtttttttttttgagaaaaaataagATAGTATATTAGAGTTGCTGCATATTATGTAACAGTGATTTTTAAAGTGTATCAAAATTGGAAATTGTTGTGCGTAACTTATCACCATTAGAACAGCTAACTGTCATTAGAAAAACAAAGATAGGAAGGATAGGCATCTATTTTAACTAAGAGTGTTtgccataaaaaacaaaaaaagagttAAGAGTGAGACGAACCTTTGTCTTGGTTTCACAGCGCACATCCAGTTGCTGCAACCTGAGTGTGAGATGGCCAGCTATACGCTTCCCAGCAAACCAAGGCAGGCAGTGACATCCTGGCTCAAGCACAGCATCAAACTTCCCGAACTGTTCTCTAATGGCCACTGTAGACTGATCAACTTGAACACAGCAGAACAAATTGCCCATAGCTGCAGTCCTTAGATAGCTTCCGGCCGTACCTGAATGTTCATACATCATAAAGCCGATTTAGTGATGATAAAAGCATCAATAGGCACAAAAGTAAATGCTAAACTGCTACTGCCACtttgtttaaaaattaaaaccaaaAGGACAAACGACTAAACGAGAAGACAGGATCCAGTTTAAATTTCTCCTTAAGCACATAATTTAGTCAACAGGCAATAATAGACTCAAGCAGAGTCAAATACCAAAACCAAACAGTGACTGAGAAAACCAAATGATCATACATAAATCACGCAGGtctgaccatttttttttaatataaggtAGTTTCTGCAATTTAGTTCCCAATAGTCCATTAGCCTGCAGAATgcttttacaaaaaaaaaattaaaaaaataaaaaaacatagatgACTGTTGTAACAAAGCACTTGTAAAATTTACAAAAACATTGACGCTTGAGCACATGTTGCACATCATTCCATCAATTAGCATTCCTAGATTAGAGACAGGCTTAGAGTAAACCTTTATTGACGTGTGCTTCAGAAGTTGTATGATAGCTAAATTGATTGAGACGATGAAATAGTTATACCAAACAAGTCTACAAATCTACATACAATCCAACTATTTACTGTAAATTTCAACAACTTTTGATGCTAAATTTCATTATCTCATCAAAGAAAACATTAGTCTTCAGtcttggaggaaaaaaaaagtatgttgTCCGCAAATTTGCTTATCCAACAAGGccagattttttaaaaaatttcagaaACATAAATCTTGCTCTAACGCAAAAGAAGTCCAATAGCTTGAAAATCTTACAAGGTTCAGGTTTTATGTATTATCCATGAATATGAAcagacttcttcttttttttagagagagaaataTGCAAGGACTTCTCTGTACAATAGATGAAAACAGGATAGCTAGGGAACTAAAAACACTAAGATTAATCGCATCACACCATATAGAATGAAAATAGAACTTGAACGAAGTATGCAGAAATGTCTCAAGCAAAGCAAACAATGGAAGATTGCAATAGAACTTGCCTGGGCTGAAACTTGAACGTGGAAGGGCAAGAGAGAATAGCCAGCTGGTATCAGGATATGCCTAAATGAGACACTATGACAGGGTGTTATTGTTTATCAGGAAGGGAAGGTAGCAGCACATTTTGCTGTATCCTGTTAAATTAGTTGGTCCACTTTATCTGCCTTTACAATGGACCAACACAAAGAAGAACCAATCAGCTGTGGCATGTGGGTGTGGATCAACCCAAACATTGACTGATCCCCATTTGACCACGGCGTATATATCACTGTCTGGACTGTCAAGTGGATGCAGGAACTACTAATAAATTGGCAGCCGATTGCGTACGAAATGTTCAGAGATGTTTTGGTATGAAATTGCGTGTATAGACTTGATGCAAAGTCATAGCTACATTCCTAACAGAAAAAAGCTCGATAATTTCGGCGACAAGCTTGCGTGCAATGCCTGTAACTATcacaggagaagaaaaaaaatggcgcTACGTTCCAGTAGGGAGGATATATCTGGGGAAATTACAAGCACTTACCTTTCATAGGAGTGAAAGATcagcataagaaaaaaaaaacacagggaAGGCTAGACCCATTATTGCTAATTGTTGTCCAAATCAACAAGATAATAATAATTGCTGcctttttcgattttttttcttttaagtttTATAACGAGTATGAGGAAATTGCAGTGGATAGAGACAGAGTGAGTCCACTAGACTTGGCAGCAGACAAGGAGGGAAACAGTGTGCGGGGAGAGAAGGATAAGACCAAATCGAATGGATATTTTGGTTAGCGTAAAGCGAAAGGGCAAGtggcaaaagagagaaaagaaagaaacaagggAAGAATTGAATCGAGGATCGTTTTGGTGAGGACTTAGCACCGCCGAATTGAAGGGGAAATCTCCTGCCAaaattgaagaagaagaagaagaaacagaaGGGAAGATGAGGGGGCAGAGAGAACGAGGCCACGCGTATAACCAAAACACAAGGAAGCAGCGAGCTacagagagtgtgtgtgtgtgtgtgtctgacTGTAACCTAACCTAAGAAATCGAGAATGCAGAATTgaggaacagcagcagcaattgCAGGGATCTTGCACAATATTAGGCAtctaggaaggagaggagtcAGAAAAAGGAGGGATTTTGGGGTTACCTTGGTGCCGGGTGGATCGAGGAGGAGCTGTGCAACTTCCACTTGTGTCTTAATTTGTTCCTCTAGTGGACTACTCGTCGTATAAATAAGGACGGCGCAGCCTTTGGTCCGAGGAACTCGAGGGGATTCtcacaagaaaaaggaaagaaaaaaatgatctCTCTCTCGTCCGGCTTCGGCTTGTGTGTGTTTTACCTGTGCAGCTTGATGAGCCTTTGACGGACCTTGCGGAGTTCCCGTCGACAGAGACGTCAGGTAGACACAGTAAAACCAGACGGAAAGAACGATGGGCGGAAGACGATCATCCCCTCCCATGGCATATAGCCCTCTTtgctttccttttttctttagcCTCCTTTACTTTTTGGGATaacctttttttctccttcatCTCTTGCTCGAGATTGAATTCTCCTTCAACCATAAATTCATCCATAAAATCGAATATAACGTTTCTCCCATCTTTAAAAATCGGTGCAAATCGACTCCTATAGAAAATTGACCCACATATCAACGACTTCTCATCACCTATCTTGTTTctcatcctccctctctctctcctctccttcctgtGGCACATCAAGAAGAAGGTTCGAGGTGTCATATCTAGACGACCATCCCtctcccacccccaccctctCCCCCTTCACCCCATAATTAACGGCAGTGGAGTGAGGATGGGATCATGGGAATGCCTATCTTGGTGGCTTAGGCTCAGAGACGGCAATAACAACTTCCTTGGAATGGGTTAGGGGTGGATATCAAGCCAGCACGGCTTAGCTCGGCTCGATCTAGCTTGGTAGGATAACTAGCTGAGGCTCGTTATCCAAACGAGCTATAAGGCAGGCTCGGCTCGGCTGCCggctcgagccagctcgtttAGCTCGTGAGCCCGAACAAGATATCAAAGTCAGGATGGAGCAAGATACATCAAAGTATGATTCAAGTAATACGATTCATATCCATGTGAATATGTCCCATCCATTCATCCATAGAATGGAAGTATTGAACACAACAAGACTAAATGGATCCAAAACCATCCAAGAAATCTTcaaaagattaaaaaacatAGAGAAGCCTGAAATCTCCCCATAAAAAGGCTAACACAACAACACCGAGATCTTTCACCATAAAAAGAAATGTCGGAAATTAAGCTTCATACTGTGAAGGAGAAGTAGAGAGCAGAAAGCTTCCTTTATTCATTCCTGCTCCATGGCCATGGCGGACAAAGATGCATGGCCGGCGGCCGCACGGGATGGAGGCAGAGCGCGACACGGGGTGGAGGCAGGGAGCGCGACACAAGGTGTAGGTGCGCGCAGCCGCAAGGcgggacggcggacggcggacggcgactCGATCTGGATTGGATCGACGGttaggagaaggggaggagataTTTTTCTGTTGATTTCTCTGTAGGCTGTAGCTCTCGATTGATTTTTCTATTGATGGATGCACGGGATggaggaattttttttcatttttaaatttactttttttaatatttacagaaatattacgTCGGTgaaaagatttaaaaaatagacCCTATCTTCCTCCATTTGGGCAGCAAGCTAACGTAACACACGGTGCCGTGTGCACATTTTGCGCTTAGCCCCTTACCgcccaaatataatttttgcCATGCCAAAAAAAGCAATTGGCTTGTTCTTTTTGCATCTGAGCCCGTTGCTACTCTTGCGAATTTTGCACGGAAGCCCCTTACCGCCCAGACAGAGGGTGGCAAGGGGGCCAAAATTCACAGCCCCCAAAACGACAGTTATGCGCTCgtgtgccacgtcagcttgccgcccaaaTAGAGGGCGGCAGagtctatttttgtaaatcttttcaccgatataatatttttataaaattaaaaaaaataaatttaacaataaaaaaattccgGGATGGAGTGGTATACTTGGGCTGTCATCTTGGGCTTGCCTATGGGCAATGGGCAACATACTGATGTATCAGCTCGTTAAGCTCGCGAGTAGCTCgtgagccagctcgagctggctcgttatgtCTAACGAGCTGCAAAGGCAACTTGGCTTGTTGCATTTTctaaacgagccgagccgagttgGTCACGCgccgagcgagctaacgagccacAAGTTTTTCGTTCAGCCCTAGTAtgggcccaccaccaccactccgcGAGTCACTACACTATCCTTTCTTGTTGACCCTGCATGAGGAATTCGTCGTCCGCCGCCCTGAGATTGCTCGACATTAGATTTAGGTCGATAAGGGTGTGCCTCCTCTCCGTATCGTGGGTGAGCATCGTGTCTAGATGCAGGGCGTGCTTGACTTCAGGGGAAGGTGGCCTGACGACGATGCCAGTGGATATGGAAGTAGCTCCGCGACAACGGTCCTTGATCTGCCACAAGTCGTGCTGCTCCTGCTAGTGGATGCCATAAGCTCAACGAGTGGACGAAGAGGCATCCTACCTACCTCCCCGCGCCACACCTTCCAGCCTCCGCCCCCTGCCGCGCTACTGCTGCCACCACAGACTGCTCTCCGCTTAAACCCATCATCGTGCTCCACCGTATCGTCCTCATCCTCCTTGATGACCACCTCCACGCAGCCACCATTACCTTCAAGCTATTCTACTGTCATCTACGGTGAGCCTCACTGAGCTCGAGCTGTCGATGGCCTCCATACTGTGGGGGTCGAGGTGCGCCACCCCCATAGGAGCCATCCCCATCTATCTCTTTCAGTCCTCTCTCATCCTCGAGCTTGGCTCATTGCTCGTCGGGTCCTTGCTCCTCCTCCACGACCTAGCTcaaccaccgccaccactaccTTGCTTGACTCGGGGTGGTGTGGCATGATTGATAACGCGCGACTGGGCGCGGAACGGCGGAGCATACTCTTTGAGCCCTCTATTGCACTCGCTTGGGACAACAATGCACAAGCAAGCGAGCTCGGAGGGGCTCGCCATCCAACCTAGCCCTGCCTGACTCGGTaggagaaaaaagagaagaaaggggTGAAGAGCGGGAGCTAGCTTTGTGggtcctacattttttttctttgcgacTTACATGTGGTCCTATGTTTGCACGTTAGTGAGTTTGACCATGGTTAAATCGCCACATTAGCATAAATCATCTCCCAAACTATCGAAGAAATCTATTTGCACTGATTTTTGAAGTTGAAGGATACgctatatctggttttgcggttgagatATACCATTCGACCCAAAGCGAATAAGCGATAGTAGAGTGAGGCAAAATAGACGTAttcctttctttttgttgtGTTTGCTTTTGGGCCCACGTCAACAATCCAAGCGCGTCCAATGTCCTCCAGGGGCGGCCCATGCATGATGATTGCCA contains these protein-coding regions:
- the LOC127774313 gene encoding receptor-like cytoplasmic kinase 176, with amino-acid sequence MGAGRSVPARGRDSESSSRKTKAAASSSSTAGCWGRLPLLISSGGIMTSSPPDRSPPYLQTTAEPTLYAGTTNNSYKPFLPEEAFSGSISPSLVAADFQLRQFTYADLQRATGYFRPETFLGVGGFGRVYKGWIQVNETAHGKPRTGIPIAVKTLNCDGLQGHDEWVAEIHYLRNLKHPHLVKLIGFCMEGDQRQLVYDVMSRGSMENHLFIRSRTPLPWFLRVKIVLCAAKGLAFLHEQEMPVIFRDFKTSNILLDEDFNAKLSDFGFARDGPVGDMAHVSTRVLGTYGYAAPEYVLTDHLTPMSDVYSFGVVLLKVLSGKKAMERNLVEWAHNNANDRSIHRLIDPGLGSNFSMAGAQILARTARSCTRQNPRDRPLMSEVVHTLETLHTDQRANATTSYSYSQSQPPSPSANPSPSRSPMRSSASSPYGAPYPYGGIGGHASPLRHGTRRAMA
- the LOC127773585 gene encoding hypersensitive-induced response protein-like protein 1 — translated: MGNLFCCVQVDQSTVAIREQFGKFDAVLEPGCHCLPWFAGKRIAGHLTLRLQQLDVRCETKTKDNVFVNVVASIQYRALAGKANDAFYKLSNTRSQIQAYVFDVIRASVPKLNLDDAFEQKNDIAKAVEDELEKAMSAYGFEIVQTLIVDIEPDEHVKRAMNEINAAARLRVAANEKAEAEKIVQIKRAEGEAEAKYLSGLGIARQRQAIVDGLRDSVLGFSVNVPGTTAKDVMDMVLITQYFDTMKEIGASSKASSVFIPHGPGAVRDIATQIRDGLLQGQATTTSH